The following are encoded together in the Sparus aurata chromosome 1, fSpaAur1.1, whole genome shotgun sequence genome:
- the LOC115593048 gene encoding E3 ubiquitin-protein ligase pellino homolog 1-like, whose protein sequence is MFSLGQENISTSPASTKGPVKYGELIVLGCNGSLPNGDKGRRKSRFALCRRNKANGVKPSTVHSSCTPQAAKAISNKEQHSISYTLSRAQTVVVEYTHDSNTDMFQIGRSTENPIDFVVTDTVPGGQSQVDGQTVQSTISRFACRIICQRNPPYSARIYAAGFDSSKNIFLGEKAAKWRMQDGQMDGLTTNGVLVMHPRQGFNQDSKPGLWREISVCGSVFTLRETRSSQQRGKMVDSECNELMDGSLIDLCGATLLWRTAEGLSHTPTVKHLEALRQELNAGRPQCPVGFNTLAFPSLRRKDVPDEKQPWAYLRCGHVHGYHGWGGRRNPEVDAECQERECPMCRARGPYVPLWLGCEAGFYVDAEPPTHAFVPCGHVCSEKTTAFWSQIPLPHGTHTFHSACPFCIQPLSAESSCIRLIFQSPLD, encoded by the exons ATGTTTTCACTCGGCCAGGAAAACATCTCCACCTCCCCTGCTTCCACCAAAGGACCAGTCAAATATGGAGAGCTCATTGTTTTGGG GTGTAACGGCTCGCTGCCCAACGGTGACAAGGGGAGGAGGAAAAGTCGCTTCGCTCTGTGCCGCAGAAACAAGGCCAACGGTGTGAAACCCAGCACGGTCCACTCGTCCTGCACACCTCAGGCTGCCAAG GCGATAAGCAACAAGGAGCAGCACAGTATTTCATACACTCTGTCTCGGGCCCAGACGGTGGTGGTGGAGTACACACACGACAGCAACACGGACATGTTCCAG ATCGGTCGTTCCACAGAGAATCCCATCGACTTCGTGGTGACGGACACGGTGCCCGGCGGTCAGAGTCAGGTCGATGGTCAGACGGTCCAGAGCACCATCTCCCGCTTCGCCTGCCGCATCATCTGCCAAAGAAACCCTCCGTACTCCGCCCGGATCTACGCCGCAGGCTTCGACTCCTCCAAGAACATCTTCCTGGGG GAGAAGGCCGCCAAGTGGAGGATGCAGGACGGTCAGATGGACGGACTGACCACCAACGGAGTTCTGGTGATGCACCCGCGCCAGGGCTTCAACCAGGACTCTAAACCTGGACTGTGGAGGGAAATCTCCGTCTGCGGCAGCGTCTTCACGCTGCGGGAAACCAGATCCTCTCAGCAGAGGGGCAAGATG GTGGACTCTGAGTGTAACGAGCTGATGGACGGCTCGCTCATCGACCTGTGCGGCGCCACCCTGCTGTGGCGGACGGCTGAGGGTCTGTCGCACACCCCCACCGTCAAACACCTGGAGGCCCTGCGGCAGGAGCTGAACGCCGGGCGGCCGCAGTGTCCGGTCGGCTTCAACACGCTGGCCTTCCCCAGCCTTCGCCGCAAAGACGTCCCGGACGAGAAGCAGCCCTGGGCCTACCTGCGCTGCGGCCACGTGCACGGCTACCACGGCTGGGGGGGGCGTCGTAACCCCGAGGTGGATGCGGAGTGTCAGGAGAGAGAGTGCCCCATGTGCCGGGCGCGGGGCCCCTACGTGCCGCTGTGGCTGGGCTGCGAGGCCGGCTTCTACGTGGACGCGGAGCCCCCCACCCACGCCTTCGTCCCCTGCGGTCACGTCTGCTCGGAGAAGACGACGGCGTTCTGGAGTCAGATCCCGCTGCCGCACGGCACGCACACCTTCCACTCCGCCTGCCCGTTCTGCATCCAGCCGCTGAGCGCAGAGTCCAGCTGCATCAGACTCATCTTCCAAAGCCCGCTGGACTAG